TATTTCAAGTCCTCTATTCGAAGAACTCACGGATAATCAAATTCAAATACGCGAGTTTAATGAGGGATATAAACGACTAAAAGAACTTTCCATTGAGATTTTAAGGAAAATGTACCGTGAACGACTTGCTCAAGATGCTTCAAATGAAATTAAATCAATAAAAAGGATGAATATATATCCATATACTGGTGTACCTAAAAATGAAGTAGAAAAAGCAACAAGACAAGTATTCGATATATTTGCGGTTAAAGTAAACGAATTAATTCCTGAATTTAGTCGCGCGACAAATAACTCCAAACAATTTACTTATAGACTTTTAAAAGAAGCTTTAGAGTCTAATCCTTCAAGTTTACAACGGATTTTACAAGAAGTACTAGAGTTATCTACTGAGCAACAGGATGAGCTCGCTTCATTACTTAATGAAACTAGTTTAGATTCTATAATAAACACTACAACATTAATATCGAATAGAATAAAATTTTTATACGGACTGGAAGAAATCCTATATGAAAATCAATTCCATAGACGCTTAAAAGAACGTAGTCAATTACATAAAATCCTACTAAATGAACTTTGGTTATTTGGTGAAAAGTATGCATATAGCCATGATGACATAAGCCTAAAGAACGTTCTAAAAAAGCATATAAAAAAACTAGGCCGCGACGAGCTTTTGGAGGAAATTGACTTTTCAAAAGTAACAGGGTTAAATGATATACCTGATATTGGATTGCATAAGCAATGTGTACTCGGTGATCCAGATCACTTAGAAAACTTAGTCATAGAGCTAAAAAGACCATCGTGTACTATCGGTGAAAAAGAGATTAGCCAAATTAAAAATTACGCCTATGCAGTTGAAGAAAATGAGTATTTCGATAAAGAAAAAACAAAATGGAAATTTATACTCTTAGGTGTCAAACTCGATAATTATGCGCTTAGAGAAATAAACCAACAGGGTAGAGTTCGAGGAAATATATATACTTCAGACAATGGAAATATCGAGGTTTGGGTAAAAGAATGGAATCAAATTATTAATGATGCTAAAGGTAAATATCGTTATCTACAAGAAAAACTTGAGTTACAAGTAAAAGATAACAGCTCAGGTATAAACTACTTAAAAGCTAAATATAATCAGTATTTACCAGATTGAACTTACAACTATCCGTATCACTCATTAAAATTACTAAACCGCCTAAATTGGCGGTTATTTTTCGTTTTTCCTACTCCTCAAATATCTCATCCAACTTATCCGCCACTGACCGCTGCATGTTCGGTAGCACATGACTATAGGTATTCAAAGTCGTCTGAATATCCGTATGCCCCAGCCGTTCTGATATCAGCTTTACATTAACGTTCTGTTGTATCAGCATCGTTGCGTGTGTGTGGCGTAGGTCATGGAAACGGATTTTAGGTAGGCCGAGTTTCTCGGTTAAGTTATAGAATTCTATACGACCATTTCTAGGTATTAACGGGTTTCCTTTACGTGCACATATTACTAGATCGTTATTCTCGTAATCTCTACCATGATATAAACGTTCTTTTTTTATCGTTTCACGATGTAACTCTAACTCTCCGATTAGTTTTATCGGAAAATGTACATTACGTATGCTTGCGTTATTTTTAGCGCCAACTTTAATTTTTCCTGATTGGGTTAATGTTTGCCGTATGTAAATTATCCGATTATCGAAATCGATATCTTTCCAACGTAACCCCATAATTTCACCTTGTCTCATCCCCGTTAGTAACGCAATTACACAACAAATATAGATACGTGTAGGTCGATAAACATTCTTCCCCTCATTTATAAAATGGTTCACTTCCTCTAACGTCCATACGTTTATTTCCGATGTTTTTCTTAACTTAGGCAACGTGATTCCTATCGTAGGGTTTTCGTCAATTAACTTTAAGACTTTAGCCTTTTTTAATGAGGCGCTAACTATTCTATAAATAAGATGAACGGTAGCTGGTGAATAACCTATATCAATAGCTAATTCATTAACGAATTTTTGCATATGTATTGGCTCAATCTCTCGCATTCGAAAATGTCCTAATCTCGGTTTAATTACGTTTGTAATATACGTTTTATGTATTTCATAAGTAGTCTCCTGTAAGTGGAATGTGCGCTCTTTCATCCATTCATCAACATATGTAGCATAAGTGAGTTTCGATAAATCAGATCGCTCACCGCTCAACATTTCCGCCTTTAACTTCACCATCGCACCGTGAGCTTCCCGTTTTGTTTTAAATCCCCTTCTACGTATTTGTTTCCGCTTCCCAGTCATGGAATCCTTTGCAATGTTAAATACAAACATCCATTTACCTGTCGCTTTATCTTTACTTACTGTACCGCTTGTCCTTCTCTGTCCCATCTAATATCCCCCCCTTTATTAATTTCGTATTATTTTATCGTTTTCCTCTTACTTAAGGGTTGACCGCCTTCACGCTTTTTGCTAGCAGATGGAGGAAGGTCTAGGAAACGATGGGACAGGCTTCACCCCTACGCTCACAGCGAAAATTGAATGCTGAAAGCGTAAGAGGTAAAGTACATACTAGCGTCAGTCGTTGGCTGAGGTTTCCGCGTACGCCCCTTCCGACTTTAGACTTTCGTCTATAACGTCTTTCTACATCGCAGTACGTCCCACAATGCGCGCGTAAATAACCGCGCCTAACGTTACACCCTGTCACCGTAGTGACAACGTACGTCCTCTCCTTACCGTTAATGGCCGTAACCGCCTAGACCTGTACACACATGGAAGGGTAAATGCGTCGGAAGTACAGCGCCTTACTTTCCGACATCGGCTAGGCTCACCTGTTCAAGTTTTACGAGTGTTAGGTCGTTCCTCGTTCGGAAATCCCGTAACCTAACACCTCTTTTCGTCTAAAAAAGTGTATAGTGAAGAAGCCTTGCATTCCTCGAATTTTTTCGATAAAATGGAGGTGCTGAATGTACGGGATTATCCGTTATTTAGTTTTAAACGTTGAATTGTTTTGAGTCTCCAGTTGGCGCTGGGGACTTTTTCTTTTTCGATTAAATATCTAAATGACTTAACGGCGAATGGCGTTGATATTTCTTTCCTACCTCACCGTCTGTAAAATCTAAATACGCTTTTTGCGTTACTTCTACACTTGAATGGCCTAGAATACGCGATAAAGTTGCGAAATCCCCACCGTTTAGCAAGTAATACTTCGCAAAGTTATTTCGTAACTGGTGCGGGTGTATATCTACTCCGACCTTCTTACCGGCCATTCTAAGCGATCTCTCAAAGTTACGTATTTCTAATTTAGTCCCTCTTATCGTTGGGAACAGGTAAACGCTATTTGAATAACGATCCCTGTATAGTAACCAACCCTTTAAATCTCTCGACATCTTGAAGGAGAAATAGACATAACGTTGTTGGTTATTCTTAGGGTTTTCGATAATAATAGACTTTGTTTTAAAATCTAAAGTGTCTGGCGTAAGCGATAAGCATTCTCCGATTCGCATTCCGGTGTCTAGTATTAATCGTGTTATTAACCAATCTCTATAACCGTGAAAAGTCGTATTATCAAATATTCCTATTACGTTTAGTAATTCTTCCTTCGATAATAACGGTTTCTTCTTACGGCTTGGTTTTATATTCTCTATTGCTTCGACTGGATTCTTGCGTATTTCTCGTTCTACTTCGTATAAATAATTAAAGAACACTTTTATATTTCGAATATAATTAGCAATTGTTGTCGAGCTAATAGGCTTGCTATAATCTTCACGTTTATGCGGAAAATTTACATTCACAGATTTGTCGTTAACTGTAACCGTATATTTCCCCCGTTCTCTTAAATATTTAATATAATGACGTATATGGGCCGATTTAACCTTATCGACCTCATTTATATCGAATTCATTTTGCATATACGCCGAAAATAACTTTAACGTCTGTTCATAACTTCGTAATGTCTTGACGGACAAATTCTTCGATGTACAATACAACATAAAGTTTTCAATCTGAAAATTAAATTCGGACAACAAAAAACACCGCCTCTCAATAGTTTGTAAAAACTACCGAAAGACGGCGTTTATCGCCTTTTGACCGTATTATTTATCGGTCAGAAAAGATATTTATCGCTCAACGATCTCTAACGTTAATATTGTCGTAAACCCTTATCGCGTCAACGATTAGCTAGCCTTATGTTCAAGTCTTAGCTTATCCGCAACCATTGCGATGAACTCGGAATTCGTAGGTTTTGCTTTTGACATGGATACCGTATAACCAAATAAAGACGAAATGGAATCAATATTCCCACGGCTCCAGGCTACTTCAATCGCATGGCGGATTGCTCGTTCTACACGACTTGCTGTTGTGTTATATTTCTTTGCGATATCCGGATATAATACTTTCGTAATAGACCCTAATAATTCGATATCATTATAAACCATAGAAATTGCCTCTCGTAAGTACATATATCCTTTAATATGTGCAGGTACACCAATTTCATGAATAATACTCGTAATACTTGCATCTAAATTTTTCGGTTTTCCATCTACTGTTGTTGCTGATCGGAAAGATGGTAGCGGGCGTTTAATAGTATTATTTGTTTTACCACTTACTTGACGAATATGACTTGTTAAATTCTCCATATCAAATGGCTTTAATATGAAATACGATGCACCTAAATCAACTGCTTTCTTTGTTACATCCTCTTGCCCGAATGCCGTCAACATAATAACATTCGGCTGTTTTAGTCTTTCAATATGTCGCATTTTCTCTAGCACAGCTAGACCATCTAAATGTGGCATAATAATATCTAAAACAAGTACATCGGGTTGTCTTTCTTTCAATAAGTTTAAACATTCTTGTCCATTATAAGCAGTTCCAATGACCTCCATATCGTCCTGAGCAGCAACATAACTTTCTAACATTGATACCAATTCTTTATTATCATCCACAAGACATACTTTAATTTTCTCCACAGCTTTTCCTCCCTTACCGAATCGATTCTTCCGACATGTGTAAGCTTCTAGGCTACATGAATTGTTCGACAATTGTGTGAAAATTCCCTTTTAAAGTTTGTTACTTTCCGATAAAATCACAAAAAAATATGTTTATCGTTCATTTATTGTCTTTCGCAACACATTCCATCATAGAATTACAACGAAACGTTCAACCCTTTGCTTACATTTTACAACAAAAAACAGCTCTTGCGGAACTTTTACAAAATTTCAACGAATTTCACAAAAAAAGCAAACTGATATGTATCAGCTTGCTTTTCTTTCTTGTTCATAAATATTAATTCCTGCTTCATGTAACATCCATTCAATATGAACACCATATCCTGACGTCGGGTCATTTACAAACACATGTGTAACAGCACCGATTACTTTTCCATCTTGAACAATTGGACTCCCGCTCATACCTTGTACAATCCCACCTGTTTTCGCTAACAAGCGTTTATCTGTAACTTTTATAACCATACCTTTTGTAGCCGGGAACTTTTGTGGTACTGTACTAACAATTTCAATATCAAATGCTTCTACTTTATCTTGATCGATTACCGTTAATATTTTTGCTGGTCCTTCTTTTACTTGATGCGATAATGCAATTGGCATCTCTTTATCCATTATTCCATTTTTCATACCAGTATTTAATTTTCCAAAAATACCAAATGGACTGTTTATTGTAATATTACCAATTACCTCACGGTCCGGTGAAAATCTGGCTAATTTCTCCCCAGGATTTCCATGACTACCACGTTCAATAGATGTAACTGTCGAACGCATGATTTGTCCATCTTCTACTTGAATTGGCTTTTTCGTATCATTATCAGAAATCACATGACCAAGCGCTCCATAT
The DNA window shown above is from Bacillus clarus and carries:
- a CDS encoding ATP-binding protein, with the protein product MSLEQLEVQLTNEHLEKLLKTKAIRALEELIWNALDADADIVDIVFEKNELNGIESILISDNGHGINYDNIEHFFGSLGNSHKAESRFSPKGRKYHGRNGEGRYKAFVLGTDVNWVTISKQSEGVYKTFEIKGRYPNLKLFSISRLEESINSNTGVTVQITNLKHKNADAFANTSSLAQQLISTFAPYLFVNKNTKITVDGIQLDVNNFINDSTEQEITEVLESGDIITGKIKIIEWRSGNSKNTFLSSSSETRCYDEEPSGLKAGAFPHTVFISSPLFEELTDNQIQIREFNEGYKRLKELSIEILRKMYRERLAQDASNEIKSIKRMNIYPYTGVPKNEVEKATRQVFDIFAVKVNELIPEFSRATNNSKQFTYRLLKEALESNPSSLQRILQEVLELSTEQQDELASLLNETSLDSIINTTTLISNRIKFLYGLEEILYENQFHRRLKERSQLHKILLNELWLFGEKYAYSHDDISLKNVLKKHIKKLGRDELLEEIDFSKVTGLNDIPDIGLHKQCVLGDPDHLENLVIELKRPSCTIGEKEISQIKNYAYAVEENEYFDKEKTKWKFILLGVKLDNYALREINQQGRVRGNIYTSDNGNIEVWVKEWNQIINDAKGKYRYLQEKLELQVKDNSSGINYLKAKYNQYLPD
- a CDS encoding site-specific integrase, giving the protein MGQRRTSGTVSKDKATGKWMFVFNIAKDSMTGKRKQIRRRGFKTKREAHGAMVKLKAEMLSGERSDLSKLTYATYVDEWMKERTFHLQETTYEIHKTYITNVIKPRLGHFRMREIEPIHMQKFVNELAIDIGYSPATVHLIYRIVSASLKKAKVLKLIDENPTIGITLPKLRKTSEINVWTLEEVNHFINEGKNVYRPTRIYICCVIALLTGMRQGEIMGLRWKDIDFDNRIIYIRQTLTQSGKIKVGAKNNASIRNVHFPIKLIGELELHRETIKKERLYHGRDYENNDLVICARKGNPLIPRNGRIEFYNLTEKLGLPKIRFHDLRHTHATMLIQQNVNVKLISERLGHTDIQTTLNTYSHVLPNMQRSVADKLDEIFEE
- a CDS encoding tyrosine-type recombinase/integrase; protein product: MSEFNFQIENFMLYCTSKNLSVKTLRSYEQTLKLFSAYMQNEFDINEVDKVKSAHIRHYIKYLRERGKYTVTVNDKSVNVNFPHKREDYSKPISSTTIANYIRNIKVFFNYLYEVEREIRKNPVEAIENIKPSRKKKPLLSKEELLNVIGIFDNTTFHGYRDWLITRLILDTGMRIGECLSLTPDTLDFKTKSIIIENPKNNQQRYVYFSFKMSRDLKGWLLYRDRYSNSVYLFPTIRGTKLEIRNFERSLRMAGKKVGVDIHPHQLRNNFAKYYLLNGGDFATLSRILGHSSVEVTQKAYLDFTDGEVGKKYQRHSPLSHLDI
- the spo0A gene encoding sporulation transcription factor Spo0A; this encodes MEKIKVCLVDDNKELVSMLESYVAAQDDMEVIGTAYNGQECLNLLKERQPDVLVLDIIMPHLDGLAVLEKMRHIERLKQPNVIMLTAFGQEDVTKKAVDLGASYFILKPFDMENLTSHIRQVSGKTNNTIKRPLPSFRSATTVDGKPKNLDASITSIIHEIGVPAHIKGYMYLREAISMVYNDIELLGSITKVLYPDIAKKYNTTASRVERAIRHAIEVAWSRGNIDSISSLFGYTVSMSKAKPTNSEFIAMVADKLRLEHKAS